A single region of the Nicotiana sylvestris chromosome 6, ASM39365v2, whole genome shotgun sequence genome encodes:
- the LOC104231709 gene encoding NAC domain-containing protein JA2, with amino-acid sequence MGVQEKDPLLQLSLPPGFRFYPTDEELLVQYLCKKVAGHDFSMQIIGDIDLYKFDPWVLPSKALFGEKEWYFFSPRDRKYPNGSRPNRVAGTGYWKATGTDKVITSQGRKVGIKKALVFYVGKAPKGTKTNWIMHEYRLFEPSRKNGSTKLDEWVLCRIYKKNSSGQKPHMSGLNSKEYSHGSSTSSSSQFDDMLDSLPEMDHKFSNLPRLNSLKNFQQGEKFNLERLDSANFDWAILAGLKPMPELGPANQAPGVQPQPQGHVNNHIHNHNNNNNYMNFLNDGYVQPTNIRGNAKVERVNLDEEVESGIRNQGIDKSGFFQQNINGFSQTYTNTVDQFGIQCPNQTLNLGFRQ; translated from the exons ATGGGTGTTCAAGAAAAAGATCCTCTTTTGCAATTAAGTTTGCCACCAGGGTTTCGTTTTTATCCTACTGACGAAGAGCTTTTAGTTCAATATTTATGCAAGAAAGTTGCAGGACATGACTTCTCTATGCAAATCATTGGGGATATTGATTTGTACAAATTTGACCCTTGGGTTCTTCCAA GTAAGGCCCTATTTGGTGAAAAAGAATGGTATTTTTTTAGTCCAAGAGATAGGAAGTATCCAAATGGATCTCGACCAAATAGAGTAGCTGGAACTGGTTATTGGAAAGCAACTGGAACTGATAAGGTCATAACATCACAAGGAAGAAAAGTTGGAATTAAGAAAGCACTTGTGTTTTATGTGGGTAAAGCACCAAAAGGAACTAAGACCAATTGGATTATGCATGAATATAGACTCTTTGAACCTTCAAGGAAAAATGGAAGTACAAAG CTAGATGAATGGGTCCTCTGTCGAATTTATAAGAAGAATTCAAGTGGACAAAAGCCTCATATGTCCGGTTTGAACAGCAAAGAATACAGCCATGGTTCTTCAACTTCATCGTCGTCCCAATTCGATGATATGCTCGATTCGTTACCTGAGATGGACCACAAGTTTTCTAACTTGCCGAGATTGAACTCACTCAAGAATTTCCAACAAGGCGAAAAGTTTAATCTTGAACGCCTGGATTCTGCCAACTTTGATTGGGCAATCCTTGCGGGGCTCAAACCAATGCCAGAATTGGGCCCCGCAAATCAAGCTCCAGGCGTTCAACCTCAACCTCAGGGGCATGTTAACAACCACATACACaaccataacaacaacaacaactatatgAATTTTCTAAATGATGGGTATGTCCAGCCTACGAATATCCGAGGTAATGCCAAGGTAGAAAGAGTGAATCTGGATGAAGAAGTTGAAAGCGGGATTAGAAATCAAGGGATTGATAAATCAGGATTCTTCCAACAGAATATAAATGGATTTTCTCAAACCTATACGAATACTGTCGACCAGTTTGGGATTCAGTGTCCTAACCAGACATTAAATCTGGGATTCAGGCAGTAG